From a region of the Pseudanabaena sp. ABRG5-3 genome:
- a CDS encoding diguanylate cyclase domain-containing protein, producing the protein MSPQLAQTTYSNILIVDDTLENLQLLASMLTTEGYLVRKTTSGKMALKFVEVMLPDLILLDINMPDLNGYQICKQLKNSPKSCDIPVVFISALDRLGNKVQAFEVGGVDYITKPFQEQEVLIRVRNQLLIQQQKQKLIEQNQLLQAEIVGRQQAELNLKKQIEREKLLAGVIQHIRQSLDLDEILLTTVTEARQILQSDRALIYKAEPDTAGTIVSESDAPNVVNLQQYTLPEDIFPRSHHDLYLQGRIRSVVDIDQDHMAACLIDTLKWLGVKSKLVVPIVTNFHGHSENQVSSQDELWGLLVFHQCFAAREWEQSEIELIQQLANQVAIALQQSHLYQQLQKANQELEKIAITDPLTHIVNRRGFDQYFHKEWQRMLREQNPISLILCDIDYFKNYNDTYGHPAGDRCLFQVAGLLRCQVKRPADMVARYGGEEFVIILPNTNEAGASQIVEDIRQELTTLNIHHGNSKVADYVTLSFGIACTIPQASELPQELIDRADQALYQAKEHGRNRQWIFQV; encoded by the coding sequence ATGTCTCCACAGCTAGCTCAAACTACTTATTCTAATATTTTGATCGTTGATGATACGCTCGAAAATTTGCAGTTGTTGGCAAGTATGCTGACAACTGAGGGATATTTAGTTCGTAAGACAACCAGTGGCAAAATGGCGCTAAAGTTTGTGGAAGTAATGCTTCCAGATCTCATTTTGTTAGACATTAATATGCCTGATTTAAATGGCTATCAGATATGTAAACAGTTGAAAAATTCTCCCAAAAGCTGTGATATTCCAGTGGTGTTTATCAGCGCACTTGATCGTTTAGGTAATAAAGTCCAAGCCTTTGAGGTGGGGGGAGTTGACTATATTACCAAACCATTTCAAGAGCAAGAAGTACTGATACGGGTTAGGAATCAATTACTGATCCAACAACAGAAACAGAAACTCATTGAGCAAAATCAACTTCTCCAAGCAGAGATTGTAGGTAGGCAACAGGCGGAGTTAAATCTAAAAAAACAAATAGAGCGAGAAAAGCTATTGGCAGGGGTAATTCAACATATTCGGCAATCCCTTGATCTCGATGAAATTTTGTTGACTACTGTCACTGAGGCGCGGCAAATTTTACAAAGCGATCGCGCACTCATCTACAAGGCAGAGCCAGATACCGCAGGAACAATTGTGAGTGAGTCCGATGCCCCCAATGTGGTAAACCTCCAGCAATATACATTACCTGAAGATATTTTTCCGCGATCGCACCATGATCTATATCTCCAAGGACGAATTCGCAGTGTCGTAGATATTGACCAAGACCATATGGCAGCTTGTTTAATTGATACTTTGAAGTGGTTAGGCGTGAAGTCCAAACTAGTCGTTCCCATTGTGACTAATTTTCATGGACATTCTGAGAACCAAGTGAGTAGTCAAGATGAGCTATGGGGATTACTCGTTTTTCATCAATGTTTTGCAGCGAGGGAATGGGAGCAGTCAGAAATTGAATTAATTCAACAGTTAGCCAATCAAGTAGCGATCGCTCTTCAGCAATCTCATCTGTACCAACAATTGCAAAAAGCAAATCAGGAGTTAGAGAAAATTGCGATTACCGATCCTCTAACCCATATAGTTAATCGTCGAGGGTTTGATCAATATTTCCATAAAGAATGGCAGAGAATGTTAAGAGAGCAAAATCCCATTTCCTTGATTCTCTGCGATATTGACTATTTCAAAAATTACAATGATACCTATGGACATCCCGCAGGCGATCGCTGTCTTTTTCAGGTAGCTGGGTTGCTGCGCTGTCAAGTTAAGCGTCCTGCGGATATGGTGGCACGCTACGGTGGAGAGGAATTTGTGATTATTCTTCCCAATACCAATGAGGCAGGTGCTTCGCAAATTGTTGAAGATATTCGTCAAGAGCTAACAACTTTAAATATTCATCATGGCAATAGTAAGGTAGCTGATTATGTCACCCTTAGTTTTGGAATTGCCTGCACTATTCCCCAAGCTTCCGAATTACCACAGGAATTAATTGATAGGGCAGATCAAGCTCTATATCAAGCCAAAGAACATGGCAGAAATCGTCAATGGATATTTCAGGTATAA